Below is a genomic region from Isosphaeraceae bacterium EP7.
CACCTGTCCGGGCGTGGGGCGACGGCGGGCCGTGTGGCGGCCCGCCGTCTCGATTGTCCTCGAATCAAGAACGATTCGTCAGGGCGTTCAGGATCAGCATTTCCAGCTGCTCATACTTCCGGGCCAGGCGAAGTTCCTCGACCTTGGCCTTGTCCACGCCGCGGACGATGTCGACCAGGCGGAGGAACATGGTGCGGGAGTTGGAGAGGTGGAGCATCGAGTCTTCGACGGTGGTGGTGCGCATGGCCTTGATATCCAGGCCCACGCACTCGCCGTTCTTGCCGTACCCTGCCTGCTCCAGGACCCAGACCTGGTCGAACGCACGCCGCAGGTCGGCGGAGCCGAAGGTCTTGTCCTGGTCGTACTTCAGGCCGTTCTGGTCGTTCAGGTGGACGCTCCAGAGCTTCTCGTGCCAGAGGGCGAACGCCATGTCGTCGGCGGGGTCGAGGCCCGCCAGGATCGAGTGGGCGCTCTCGATCAGGACGCCCGACCGCTTGGGGTCGATCGTCTTGTAACCCAGGGCCAGCATGTGGCCGACGGTGGGCGCGTAGGCCTGGTCCATCGGCTCGTTCGGCTTGGCCTCGCCCATCACGCGGATGTCGGGGTCGTGCTCCAGGATCATGTTCCAGGCGTCGAGCAGGCGGCCGTAGGCGGTGACGGCGTCCTTGGCCTCGCGGATGTAGGTCCCTTCGCGGGCCAGCCAGAGAACATAATTCTTGCAGCCGACCTCGCGGGCGATGTCCACCGTCCGCTTGGCCCGGTCCAGGGCATACTTGCGGTCGACGGGGCTGTTCGAGGTGAAGGCACCGTCGAGCGTGTGCGGGTCTTCCCAGAGGCGCGGGGCGACGATCTCGACGACTAGGCCCTCGCCGTCGAGCATGTTCTTGACGGTGGCGATCCCCTTGAGGGTCGCGGGCCAGTCGAGCCCGGCCGGCACGATGTCGTCGTCGTGCATCTGCACGGCGTCGAAGCCCAGCTCCTTGTAGGCCTTGATCTTGCGCGCGTATTCGACTTCCTTGCGGGCGGGCGGGCCGAAGGGGTCGGCGCCGGTGCTGATGTTCCAGGGGCCGAACGAGAATTTGTACTGCGTGGGCGTGGAAGGGGAAGTCGAAGCGGCCATCGCGGGAGAGGCTCCGGGCGGGATCCGAAGGGGGTGGGCACGGACGAACGTGCGAAGCCCCGGGCGCACGGATTTCCGCGCGAAGCCAGGGGCTGCCGCATTAGACTATCACAGCGCGACGCCGAGGTCTTCAGGCCAGCCGGCCGCGTCCCGAGCTTGAACTGCCCCGCCCCACCCGCGGAGGGCCCGTCCGATGAGCGTGGGCCGCCTGATCTGCGTTGTCTTCCTGTTCGCCATCGCCTTCGCGCTCTGGCGCGAGCCGGTCGGCCGCGTGTTCGTGATCGTCTTCGGGGTCGGTCTGGTCGAGGCCTGGCTCGGCGTCTTCGCCCTCATGGCCCTGTTCGAATCGCTCCTGGCCCTCATCGAGGCGGGAGATCCCCCCGAACGCCTCACCGCCCTCGCCGAGTCGACCGTCATCCTGATCGGCTCGGCCACCATCATGGCGTTGCTGGCAGTCATCGCCGGGGCCTTGGCCTGGCGGTTTGCAATCTAGGGAAATCAGCCCGCCCGGGACCCGGTCGTCGCATCAGTCGGGCCGCTTGTTCACACGTTCGGCCAGAAGCGAGACTTGCCGCTGGAGATCGGCCAGGTTCGCGGCCAAGATCCGGTCCTGCGTCCTCGAGATCGCTGGCTTGTACTTTTCGTTGTACAGCGTCAGCAAGATGGCGGTGCAGAGCGAGGCGGCGACGCAGAAAGCGAACCAGATGGTCCGGAGCGTCTCGATGATCGGGGTCTGATGGAAGAGCATCTCCAATGGGAGCCTCGCCAGGAGACCTGCGATCACGGTGGCCAGGCCGACCAGGAAGGCGAGGAAGACCTTGCGGGCCCGGATCTCCACGGCGTCGAGCGAGTTCATGAGGTTGTTCCTTGACTCTTGAAGCCGGGAGGCGGTGATCCCCCCGTCCTGGGCTAGGAGATCGGCGGCCCCTCGTCCGGGCGTTTCCTCATTCATGGCAGATGGCCTCCATCTCGCGGCGAAGTTCGGCCTTGGCATAGTGAAGCCGGGACTTGATCGTTCCCAATCGTTCCCCGACAACCTCGGCGATGTCGTTCAAGCTGAGATCTTCGAGGAAGCGTAATGTCAGCACTTCCCGATGGGGGAGCGACAATCGGCCCAGGATGTGGTGGACAAGCTCGGCATTCTCCAGGGCCTCTCGCTCGTCCCACCCGTGCAGTGCAGGGCTGTCTGCGGCGCATTCCGCGGCGACTCTCTCCTGCAATCGATGCCGCCTCAGATACGTCATCGCCTGATCGTGCGCAATGCGATAGAGCCAGACCCGGAATGCCTCCGCGACGCGCAGCGACACGATCCGGCGATAGGCCTGGAGCCAGACCTCCTGCAAGATGTCAGTCCACTCATCGTCATCGCCGATGAGTCGTCGGATGTAGTACGAGATGCGTCGCTCGTAGATCTCGATCAGGCGCAGGAAGGCGTCCTGATCGAGATTGGTCGCCGCGACGACGAGCAACCGCTCTTGGACCGTGTCCAGGTCGCTTTTCAGGCTCATGGGCGTGTCTCATCGCCTTCACCCCGGGAAATGCGTCGATCTCCTGGAGAGAAGTCGCGTCGTCACGCCGAAAGGTTCAACGCCCGTGTCCAGGACGGACCAATCGCCTCACGGCTCGCGGTGGTCGCGGGGTACGAGGCACCAGCGGATGGCATCCATCTCGGAGAGGCCCTCGGGAATCGGCGGGGCGTTGCCACGGGTGGTGGCCATCCGGTCGAAGAGGGCCCGGCGCAGGCGGTCGCGGGCGGGCGTTGCGGCGGGGTCGTCGATCAGGTCGTGGGTCTCGTCGGGGTCGTCCCGCATGTTGAACAGGTGCTCGTAAGGGCCGGGCAGGGGCCTGCCGGTGGCGTAGCCGTCCTGCCTCTGGCGACGCCCGGTGCCGACGACCAGCTTGAAGCGCTGGGTGCGGACGACCGCCTCCTCGTTCTCGGTATACTCGCTGACGATGAACGCGCGACCCTCGGCGTCGGGCAGGACTCGCAAGAGCGGGACGAGGCTCTTGCCGTGCAGGTCGGGCGGGTCAGGCAGACCGGCCAGGTCGGTCAGGGTCGGGAACAGGTCGACCAGCTCAACGAGCGGATTCACGCGGACGCCCGGCTTCAGGTGGCCCGGCCAGCGCACGAGCAGCGGGACGCGGATGGCGGGCTCGAAGCTGCAATGCTTCTCGAACCGGCCGTGCTGGCCGAGCATGTAGCCATTGTCGCCCACGAAGGCGACCACCGTGTCGCGGCCCAGGCCCGCGTCGTCCAGGGCGTCGATCAACCGGCCGACCTGGTCGTCGGCGTACGACAAGGCCGTGTAATACGAGGCCATGATCCTCCGCTTCTCGTCGTCGGTCAGCTTCGAGAAGACCTTGGGCTGGTCGCGCAGATCGGCCTCGGAGACGGCCGGAACGTTGAACTGGTCGGGCTTCATCCGGCGTGGCCAGTCGCGCGGGAACTTGAACGGGGAATGGGGCTGCTGGATCGAGACGACCAGCGCGAACGGCTTCGGCTTGTCGGGCCCTTCGTCCAGCGTCTGGTCCCCTTTCTTGCGGCGGGCGCGGAGGAACTCGATGGCCCGGTCGGCGATGTAGGTCGACTCCATGTCGGCGCCCGGCAGGTCGACGGGCTCGATGGCGGCGTTGAGCCAGACGGGCGCGGGGTCGTTGAACGGGCGGAACGGCTTCAGGGCCTGCGTGGCCCCGGGGCGCCTTGCGTTCAGGTCCCTGGCCCAGTCGGCGGTGTCCAGCCGATGGGAGAAACCGTGCGTCAGATTCGAGTTGAAGTGCATCTTGCCATAGGCGGCCGTGTCGTACCCCAGGTCGCCGAGCCAGTCGCCCAGGGTGACGACGGACTCGGGCAGGGGGGTGATCAGCTGCGTGACCCCGACGGCGTGCGGCATTCGGCCCGTGATGAACGAGGCGCGGCTGGCCGTGCAGACCGGCGCGTTGCAATAGGCGTGGTCGAACCGAACTCCTTGCCCGGCAAGTGTATCCAGCCTGGGGGTCGCGGCCCGGGGGTCGCCGTCGATCCCGAGCAACCCCCCGCCCAGGTCGTCGCAGACAATCAGCAGCATGTTGGGCCGGTACGGCGGCGCGTCCACGGGCTGCTCGGCGTGTGCCTGCGAGTGCCGTATGTCGGGATGCACCGGCAGCAAGGCCAGAAGCAGGGCGATCCGCCAGTGTCGTCGGGGGCCGGGGAGACGCATCTTGGTTCGGACCTCGGGCTGCGGTGGCCTTGGTTGACGCCCGTCTGAGCTGGAACAGATCAGGGGTAGATGAGGGCTTTCCGGCGGACAGCGGCGAATTGTTCGAGCTCCGCCTTCCAGCCCGCCCTGATGGTCGCGGGATCCTTGCCATCGACGATGCCGCGATACGTCGCCTCATCGGTGATGAACTTCTCCAGGTTGGCCGGCTCCCAGGCGTCGCGATACGTCGAACGCAGGGTCGTGGCCATCCCGAGGAACAGGTCCAGCGGCTCGAAGGACGACCAGTCGGTGATCGCGATGAACACGCCGCCGCACTCCTTGCCGGAGAACTGGCGTTCCGTGGGCGTGAACCGGATCGGCACGAAGCGGACGCCCTTCAGGCCCAGGTCGTTCAGGGCCAGGGCGAACGCCATCGGCTCGATGTAGGGGGCCCCCACGCGTTCGAACGGCGTGTCGGTCCCGCGCCCCGTGGCGAGGTTGGTCGCCTCCAGCAGGCCGACCCCCGGATAGAGCAGGGCCTCGGTCAGGCTGCGCATGTTGGGCGACGGGTTCACCCACATCAGGCCCGTCCGGTCGTACAGATCGCCCCGGCGCCACCCTTCGCAGGCGATGACCGTCAGGTCGGCGTCGATCTTGCGCTCGACGTTGAAAAGACGTGCGAGCTCGCCCAGGGTCATCCCGTGCCTGACGGGCAGGGCGTGGTGCGCGATGAATGACTCATACTTGTCGTCACGGACCGGCCCGTCGAAGGCCAGGCCGCCGATGGGGTTGGGCCGGTCGAGCACCAGGAGCGGGATCCCTCGCTCCTTGGCCGCCACCATGGCCAGGCCCATGGTGCTCGTGTACGTATAGAATCGGGTGCCGATGTCCTGGATGTCATACACCAGCACGTCCAGGTCCTTCAGCAGCTCGGGCGAGGGCTTGCGCTCCTTGCCGTAGAGGCTGTGGACGTGCAGGCCGGTCTTGGCGTCGACATCGTCGTCGACGATCGGCTTGTCCTCGACGCCCCGGATGCCGTGCTCGGGGCTGAACAGGGCGACCAGCTTCACCTCGGGCGCCTTGAAAATGGCGTCGATCGTCGGGGTCCCGTCGCGCAACCGGCCGGTGTGGTTGGTGATCAGGCCGACCCGCTTCCCCTTCAAGGGGGCGAAGCCATCGCGGGCCAGCACGTCCACGCCGCAGAGGACCGGTACACGCTTCCCCTCGGCCGCGGGCGCCGGGGCCTCTGCGACAACCGGGTCGGGCGTCGGCTCGGGCGTCGGGATCAGGGGGGGGCCGTCGACGATCGAGGCCGCCGCCAGCGTGGCCACCTCGCGCCTCAGCGCGATGGGCGAGGGGGCCTTGCCGTCGGGGTGCAGGCGGCTGGCCAGGATGATGACGAAGACGCCCGACTCCGGGTCCATCCAGAGGCTCGTGCCCGTGAACCCGGTATGGCCGAAGCTGGAAGGCCCGAACAAGGCCCCACGCGGCGAGCTGTACGGCGTCGACACGTCCCAGCCCAGCCCCCGACGCTGGCCGACCGGGGTCGCCGCCGGGTCGATCATCGCCCTGACCGACAGCGGGCCGAGGACCCGGTTGCCCCCCGGCAGTTGTCCGCCGCCCAGGATCGCGCCGGCGTAGGCCGCCAGGTCGTCGGCGGTGGAGAAGAGGCCCGCGTGCCCGGCCACGCCCCCCAGCTTCCTGGCCCTCGGGTCGTGGACCAGTCCCCTGAGGGGCGCGGCGCCCCCGCTGGGCTCGGTCGGGGCGATTCGGGTCGCGGGCACCGCGGCCGCCGGGCCGGCCGTCGGCCTGAAGTCGGTGTCCGCCATCCCCAGGGGCTTGAAGATGTTCTCACGTGCGTACGAGTCCAGGGTGCGGCCCGAGACCCGCTCCACCAGCTTGCCCAGGACGATGAACCCCACGTCGGAATAGGCGAACCGCTCGCCGGGCGGCGCATCCAGCGGCAGCTCGGCAATCTTCTTCCAGGCCTCGGCCGGCCCCCCCGCATAGTCGGCGATCGAGTTGTCGGGCGTCAGGCCCGACCTGTGTCGCAGCAGGTGGCCGACGGTGATCCCCTTCTTGCCGTGGTTGTCCAGCTCGGGCAGGTATCTCACGATCGACTCGTCGAGCCGGATCAGGCCGCGCTCGACCAGGATCATCACCGAGGTCGCCGTCGCGACCGGCTTGGTCAGCGAGGCCAGGTCGAAGGCGGTATCGCGCGTCATCGCCTCGATCGCGGGGACGGTCGCCCGCTTGCCCGACGCCTTGGCGTAGACGAGCTGCCCGTGCCGGCCCACCAGCACAACGGCCCCCGGCACCTGCCCGGCGGCGATCGCCTTGTTCACCGCGCCGTCGATGAGCGCCAGCCGCGCGGCGTCCATGCCCACGTCGCCCGGCGGCACCTCGCTCAGGTCCCCTCGCGCGTGGACCGGAATCATCAGGGCGAGCAGGCATAAGCCCAGGGCCAGAAGGCGGCCTCGTGCGGCAAGCTGGACCATCGCGGGAGGCTCCGTTGCAAGGTAAACCGGGTTCAGGATTTGGGCGTTGAAGACGCGGCCGTCGGCGACCAGGGCGGCAGCACGTAGCTGGCCGCCAGCCCCACCAGCACCACCGTCGACGACCCCACCAGCGCATACCAGGGCCACGCGAGCGCCGTGCCGAATGCGGCGTACGACACCGCAGCCAGCCCGGCCACGAACCCCACCAACGCCGACGCCTGCCCCACCCGGGTCGTCCAGACCCCCAGCAGGAACAGGCCCAGGATGATGCCCGTCACGAACGACGCGATCTTCAGGGCCAGGCTCACCACGTTGTCATTCAGGCCGATCGCCCCGAAGGCCACGCCCATCTGCGCCAGGCCCCAGGCCGCCGTCATGGCCTTCGACAGCCGGAGCAGGTGGGCCTCGCTCGCCCCGGGGTGCAGCGGCCGGTACAGATCATTGATCGTCGCCGAGGCCGACGCGTTCAGCGAGCTGGAGAGCGTGCTCATCGCCGCCGAGAAGATCGCCGCCACGACCAGGCCCAGGATTCCCGTCGGTAACTCGTGCGCGATGAACGACGAGAACTCGCCGTCGCGACCCAGCGGCAGGGCCGGGGGGTGGTCCTGGTAGAATGCCCAGAGCGCCACGCCGATGAGCAGGAACAGGGCGAACTGCGCGAAGACCACCAGGCCGCTGGCCATCAGGGCACCCGCCGCCTGCCGCTCGGAACGCGCCGAGAGGTAACGCTGGACCATGATCTGGTCGGCCCCGTGGGTGGCCGTGTTCAGGATCATCCCGCCCACCGCGCCCGCCCAGAAGCTGTATGGCAGCGTGAGGTCGAACGTGAAATCGAACATCCGGAACTTGCCCGCCGCCGCCCCCCGGCTCACCAGCGCCTCCCAGCCGCCGTCGATCCGGTGGACCAGGATCCAGAGAGCCACCAGGGCACCGGCCATATAGATGAAGAACTGGATGACATCGGTCCAGATGACCCCTTTCATCCCTCCCAGATAGGTATAAATGATGGTGGCTGTGCCCATCACCACGATCGACGCGGGCAGGTCCCAACCCGACAGGTCACGCATCACGACCGCCGCCAGGAACAGGCGGAGGCCGTCGCCCAGCGTGCGGGTCACCAGGAAGAGCACCGCCGCCAGCGTCTTCGTCGCCCCGCCGAACCGCTGGTCCAGCACCTCGTAGGCGGTGTAGATCTCCCCCTTGAAGTACATCGGCAGCAGCACCGTCGACACCACCAGCCGGCCGAACAGGTAGCCGATCGCCAGCTGGAGGAACCTGAAGTCCCCTTTGTAGGCGATGCTCGGCACGCTCAGGAACGTCGCCGTGCTCGTCTCGGTCGCCACGATCGAGATCATCACCGCCCAGGCCGGGATGTTGCTCTCGCCGAGGAAATATCCCTTCAAGCCCTTGGCCGAGGAGCCTAGCCAGCTCCCAAGCAGCGTGCAGCCGACGATATAAGCGACGATGATCCCCAGGTCGACCGGGTTCATGTGGGCTCCAAAGAATGCATGCGGCCTTGCGCCAGAGGCGACCCGAGAAGTGATCGCGCGAAGGGGCACACTCTACCGCGGGCCCCGCCAATCTGCCACCACCCGCGTCGGTTGATGAGGCGGCGGGGAACGGCCCAAACCGCCGGCCCCCTTCCAACGGGGGGGCGGCTGGGTATACTGAAACTTGGAGTCTCGACAGGTCGTCCCTCCCCACCTCCCCTCGCGGGTGTCATCGATGAGGCCGGATGGCGTCCAGCCCCGATCGTCGCGCGGACGTGTCTCGCGCCGAGGCCTGTTCCGGCCCGGCTCGAACCTGGGTGGACAGGCTCCGTCGATGCCCACCGCCGTGGCGCCCCAGGCCGGCGACCTCGTTCGCGCAGGCCGTCCCGCGATGGGTACCACCTTCGAGGTCCGGCTCGGCCTGGCCGTCCCGGGCGCCGTCGAGCTGGCCACGCTCGCCCTCGACGTGGTCGATGAGCTCGAGGCCCAGCTCACCGTCTACCGGGATGACTCCGAGATCAGTCGGATCAATGCGACGGCGCATCTCGGGCCGATGGCCATCGAGCCCGGCCTTGCGCGGCTCTTGCGGGCGGCGATCGACCTGGGGCACGCCACCGGCGGTGCTTATGACGTGGCCTCCGGCGCCCTCTCGGCCGCCTGGGGGTTCACCCGCGGTCCCAGGCGTGTCCCCTCGCCCGAGGACCTGGCCGACGCCCGCGCCAGGACCGGCCAGCATCACCTGCGGCTCGACGCGGGGCGCAACACTATCGCCTTCGACCGGCCGGGCGTGGTGCTCAACCTCGGCGGCATCGGCAAAGGGTATGCGATCGACCGGGCCGTCGACTTGATCCGCAAGTACTGGTGGCCGACCGGGGCCCTGGTGCATGGCGGACGATCGAGCCTGTATGCGCTCGGGTCGCCTCCGGGGCAGTTCGGCGGACGCTGGGACGTGGCCGTCCGCAATCCTTTTGCACCCGAGTTGCCCCTGGGCACCCTCCGCGTGCGTAACAGGGGAATGGGCACCTCGGGCGACGCATTTCAGCGGTTCGAGTCGGGCGGCAGGACCTATGGCCACATCATCGATCCGCGCACCGGCGAGCCCCCCCAGGATGCGCCCGCGTCGGTCACCGTGCTGGCCCCCAACGCCGCCGAGGCCGATGCGCTCTCGACCGCCTTCTACCTGCTCGGGCCCGACGCCTCCGCCTCCGTGATCGAGGCCAGGCCCGGCGTCTCGGCCCTGTTTGTCCTGGCCCCCGAATCCCCCGGCGCCCCCCCCCGCCTGCGATCGTTCGGCCTGGATGACGCCGACTTCGTCCCCGACCCCGACGCCGTCGACCCTCGCCGTTTCGTTCCCAAGTTCATCCCGTTGAGTTAGTCTTCCCGGCGGGCCGACCCGCGCGACACGCTCGCCCGGCCCGCTCCCGCCGAACCGATCCGCCGGGGCCGCCCCAATCTCCCCGGGGCCCGCCCCGTCTCGTGAGGAAGGAGCAAGACCCTGGCCGCCTCGACCACCGCACGCTACTACCCCGGCTTCTTCGGTGCCCTCTTCCTGGTGCTGCTGCGCATCGCCATCGGCTGGCATTTCCTCTACGAAGGGCTCGACAAGTTCAAGGTCAACGAGGGGGGCAAGACCTTCAGCGCCGAGGGCTATCTGCGCGGCTCCGCGGGCCCCTTCGCCTCGCACTTCCGCAACCTCGTGCCCGACGTCGACAGCCTGGGCAAGCTCGACCTCGATACCCTCAAGAAGTCGTGGCACACGCGGGCCGATCAGATCGCCGCCCACTACGGCTACGACGGCGCCCAGCGTGCCCGGCTCGACGCCGAGTTGAAGGACACCGAGGCCAAGGCCGACGACTGGTTCCAGGCCAAGGAGAACGCCGAGAAGGGCAAGAAGTACAAGTCCGACCTCGGCAAGGTGCTGGCCATCGAGGCCAACCCCGGGTCCATGTCGTATGAGCGCGAACGAGCCGCGTCCTCACGC
It encodes:
- a CDS encoding DUF1343 domain-containing protein — encoded protein: MVQLAARGRLLALGLCLLALMIPVHARGDLSEVPPGDVGMDAARLALIDGAVNKAIAAGQVPGAVVLVGRHGQLVYAKASGKRATVPAIEAMTRDTAFDLASLTKPVATATSVMILVERGLIRLDESIVRYLPELDNHGKKGITVGHLLRHRSGLTPDNSIADYAGGPAEAWKKIAELPLDAPPGERFAYSDVGFIVLGKLVERVSGRTLDSYARENIFKPLGMADTDFRPTAGPAAAVPATRIAPTEPSGGAAPLRGLVHDPRARKLGGVAGHAGLFSTADDLAAYAGAILGGGQLPGGNRVLGPLSVRAMIDPAATPVGQRRGLGWDVSTPYSSPRGALFGPSSFGHTGFTGTSLWMDPESGVFVIILASRLHPDGKAPSPIALRREVATLAAASIVDGPPLIPTPEPTPDPVVAEAPAPAAEGKRVPVLCGVDVLARDGFAPLKGKRVGLITNHTGRLRDGTPTIDAIFKAPEVKLVALFSPEHGIRGVEDKPIVDDDVDAKTGLHVHSLYGKERKPSPELLKDLDVLVYDIQDIGTRFYTYTSTMGLAMVAAKERGIPLLVLDRPNPIGGLAFDGPVRDDKYESFIAHHALPVRHGMTLGELARLFNVERKIDADLTVIACEGWRRGDLYDRTGLMWVNPSPNMRSLTEALLYPGVGLLEATNLATGRGTDTPFERVGAPYIEPMAFALALNDLGLKGVRFVPIRFTPTERQFSGKECGGVFIAITDWSSFEPLDLFLGMATTLRSTYRDAWEPANLEKFITDEATYRGIVDGKDPATIRAGWKAELEQFAAVRRKALIYP
- a CDS encoding sodium:solute symporter; its protein translation is MNPVDLGIIVAYIVGCTLLGSWLGSSAKGLKGYFLGESNIPAWAVMISIVATETSTATFLSVPSIAYKGDFRFLQLAIGYLFGRLVVSTVLLPMYFKGEIYTAYEVLDQRFGGATKTLAAVLFLVTRTLGDGLRLFLAAVVMRDLSGWDLPASIVVMGTATIIYTYLGGMKGVIWTDVIQFFIYMAGALVALWILVHRIDGGWEALVSRGAAAGKFRMFDFTFDLTLPYSFWAGAVGGMILNTATHGADQIMVQRYLSARSERQAAGALMASGLVVFAQFALFLLIGVALWAFYQDHPPALPLGRDGEFSSFIAHELPTGILGLVVAAIFSAAMSTLSSSLNASASATINDLYRPLHPGASEAHLLRLSKAMTAAWGLAQMGVAFGAIGLNDNVVSLALKIASFVTGIILGLFLLGVWTTRVGQASALVGFVAGLAAVSYAAFGTALAWPWYALVGSSTVVLVGLAASYVLPPWSPTAASSTPKS
- a CDS encoding sulfatase-like hydrolase/transferase; protein product: MRLPGPRRHWRIALLLALLPVHPDIRHSQAHAEQPVDAPPYRPNMLLIVCDDLGGGLLGIDGDPRAATPRLDTLAGQGVRFDHAYCNAPVCTASRASFITGRMPHAVGVTQLITPLPESVVTLGDWLGDLGYDTAAYGKMHFNSNLTHGFSHRLDTADWARDLNARRPGATQALKPFRPFNDPAPVWLNAAIEPVDLPGADMESTYIADRAIEFLRARRKKGDQTLDEGPDKPKPFALVVSIQQPHSPFKFPRDWPRRMKPDQFNVPAVSEADLRDQPKVFSKLTDDEKRRIMASYYTALSYADDQVGRLIDALDDAGLGRDTVVAFVGDNGYMLGQHGRFEKHCSFEPAIRVPLLVRWPGHLKPGVRVNPLVELVDLFPTLTDLAGLPDPPDLHGKSLVPLLRVLPDAEGRAFIVSEYTENEEAVVRTQRFKLVVGTGRRQRQDGYATGRPLPGPYEHLFNMRDDPDETHDLIDDPAATPARDRLRRALFDRMATTRGNAPPIPEGLSEMDAIRWCLVPRDHREP
- a CDS encoding FAD:protein FMN transferase — its product is MPTAVAPQAGDLVRAGRPAMGTTFEVRLGLAVPGAVELATLALDVVDELEAQLTVYRDDSEISRINATAHLGPMAIEPGLARLLRAAIDLGHATGGAYDVASGALSAAWGFTRGPRRVPSPEDLADARARTGQHHLRLDAGRNTIAFDRPGVVLNLGGIGKGYAIDRAVDLIRKYWWPTGALVHGGRSSLYALGSPPGQFGGRWDVAVRNPFAPELPLGTLRVRNRGMGTSGDAFQRFESGGRTYGHIIDPRTGEPPQDAPASVTVLAPNAAEADALSTAFYLLGPDASASVIEARPGVSALFVLAPESPGAPPRLRSFGLDDADFVPDPDAVDPRRFVPKFIPLS
- a CDS encoding RNA polymerase sigma factor is translated as MSLKSDLDTVQERLLVVAATNLDQDAFLRLIEIYERRISYYIRRLIGDDDEWTDILQEVWLQAYRRIVSLRVAEAFRVWLYRIAHDQAMTYLRRHRLQERVAAECAADSPALHGWDEREALENAELVHHILGRLSLPHREVLTLRFLEDLSLNDIAEVVGERLGTIKSRLHYAKAELRREMEAICHE
- a CDS encoding TIM barrel protein — encoded protein: MAASTSPSTPTQYKFSFGPWNISTGADPFGPPARKEVEYARKIKAYKELGFDAVQMHDDDIVPAGLDWPATLKGIATVKNMLDGEGLVVEIVAPRLWEDPHTLDGAFTSNSPVDRKYALDRAKRTVDIAREVGCKNYVLWLAREGTYIREAKDAVTAYGRLLDAWNMILEHDPDIRVMGEAKPNEPMDQAYAPTVGHMLALGYKTIDPKRSGVLIESAHSILAGLDPADDMAFALWHEKLWSVHLNDQNGLKYDQDKTFGSADLRRAFDQVWVLEQAGYGKNGECVGLDIKAMRTTTVEDSMLHLSNSRTMFLRLVDIVRGVDKAKVEELRLARKYEQLEMLILNALTNRS